In Etheostoma cragini isolate CJK2018 chromosome 15, CSU_Ecrag_1.0, whole genome shotgun sequence, the DNA window GAGTTTAAGTGGCCATAAAGGGAGAGAATAGGCAGAGGCAGATAATACAGTCATGATCATGGCCGGTTGTAACCTATGAACTTTAGATAACCCATGGACTCCGTGGAATGATTATTTTCCTCATAATCAGCATTTTGAAgagattttatgttttcagttatttactCTTTAAATGAAGTTATGATTTGATGGCTCTCCTTGCTGACTGACACATTTAGATGCAAAGTTACAACCCAGTGGAGTGACTGTTGTGAGTGTGGAGTGAGATGAAAATGCTAATTTAGAATTTTGAGGCATGAATAGCTTCATGAAGCGTTTGAGAGCACTGCATGCCATCAGCCAGGCCTGGATTATCCTGAGGACATGCAAATCCACTTGATTGAAATTGTAATGTACAAAGATTAGTATTTAACTCCTTGTTTCTGGTTGAAAAGAGTCCAGATACACCATTTCCTGTGAACAAAGTCTTGAgggtattttttaaaacaaaatggatgGTGCATAGAGATTGTTTATCTTGCCATTTATCTTTATCGGTATATCAGTCATTGGACTTCCTTGTAACTGAGTCATAATCATGTAAATTAGTGACAGTTCTTAATAAGGTACAAAAACCATGTTGTATTTCGTCAGCTTGCAATGTTTAGCTTTTATAGTTAAAGTAATGTTTTCTCATGCTGCTACTTTGAAGCTGAACCCAGCAGCTTGGCACATTGATGGGCACAAATGGGAACCTGAGGtaactgttcattttaaagggtaAATCAATAGGACTTGCAGTGGGCAGAAAACTGCTGCTCATCTCTCCATGGTTTTTAAACTTTCCAGCAGTTTGCAATTCTGGTTAAACCCAAGTCAGTGATGTGAGAGAAAACATAGTATTTGATATGTCTGATCATTGCTGCTGCGTCTCAGTGATTGGGTAACATTGAACAGTTGTATGTCTACACCCTTTCTCAAACAGCCAATTCTTTGCCaagaaagatataaaaaaagactatCTTTCAACGCACCCCGTTGATTACATATCCAGGGTCGGCCAATAAAATGATGGGGAGGATACGATCATTTTTGGCGAAGTGGAACCTCTCTGGCATCTCCTCCTTCTTGAACACATGGAGGTGTGGATGGCCCCCCTTCAAGGCGTTGTAAACCTTCTCCAGTCTGCCTGGCTTTGGCAACAGCATCCCAGAAGGGCCATAGTCCACCAGGTGAAAGGACAGGTCCCCGAACGAGAAGCCCGGGATCTTGGTTAGGGTGATCTCTTCCACCAGACCGTTTCGGTATATTGTGCTCATTCCGTGGTCTGCTGTGATGATGATGTTCAGGCGGTCGCTCAGCCCATGTTGTTCAGCTGAGTGTCGAATGTAGCCCACCGTTCGATCCACTTGCTTGACCATCTCCCGGCGCTCCGGGGAATCTGGACCATGTCTGTGTCCTGTGCCGTCTGGCTCACCAAAGTAAAAGGAGATGAAGTCCAGATCCTGGTCTCTGAACCAGCCCATCACCTTGTCTGTGTTTGCTCGCCAAGCGGTCTCGTTCTTGTAGTTGTATATTGGTGGCTCCCACTCTCGCACCATAGCAACCTGTCCCTGGTAACTGGAAGCTGTGCCGGGAAAGTGAAGAGAGCCAGCTTTAAGGCCCTGCAAGGGTAGGGAAAAGACACATTAACATCACACATAATAATATAACACGTGCACTTACACATGCACTTCAAGGGTTGATCTGTTCATACTGATGGTGAACATGCAAGGAGAGAAAATTAGTAGTTGCAGGATTTTCATTAATCTTCTTAAAACCTACTGCTGAACATTTTAGGCTCCCTTACAGCAGCTGCCATTTGTATGCAGTTAACATCTATATCTGcaaaataatttgtaatatGACTGCGTTGATATACCTGGAAGGATGCAGGCCTACAAAGATGTTTTGTCAAGAGAAATAATTTGTAGTGCTGTTAACTGCAAAACAGTCTCTCATGGTGATAACATGGAAATTGAGCTGCACAGACCTGTCTCTGCGCCGTGATCCAGATAGGCAGAGTGCCATTGTCCCACCACTCATTTACAAACAGAGTCTGATAGTAAGGCATCTTCTCAGTGGTGGTTGTGTTGAACCACATGTTGTGGATTACGCCGTGATTCTCAATGTAGCGGCCTACAGAAGAGAATCACTGTCAGTCTGCTTGCACTCATTATTCATAGCGTGACACATTCACATTAAAAATTCTATCAACTTAACGGGCTGAGTGGCATGACGCTTTTGGACAAGGTCTTATGACCAACTTCGGAGATTAGAGGAATTTAATTTCAAGGAAGTTAAATTTCTTTTAGCTGGCACTGATGATTTGAGAGTCAAAATAAGAAAGGGAGCTGAGCATTCTTCCCTCAGTCATCCAAGCATAATTATCTTACTCAGCTATAAAAGCTGTTGGACCCTGGGACATTCAATTACAACTAATTCCTTTTTCCCGTGGCTTTTTTCAATCCTAGCGAAGTAAACTCTAAAAGAGCGTTTCCCTCTGCGTCATGATATGCAGATTCCCTGCCAACTGGAAGCGCTGTTGTAGAAAATGAAACACATTACCTGTCAAGAGGGTGAAGTGTGTAGGACTGGTGATAGTGAGATAAGGAGGTGTGACATACAGGGCTTTGACTCCATCCTTGGCCATTTTGTCGAGGTTCGGTGTGTCCACATCACGGTCGTAATCCCACCGGAATCCATCAAAGGAGATCAGCAGCaccttctgtctctgtttgtttaCGGGAGCTCCGAGGATGGAAGAAGCCCAGAGAAGCCAGAGACTTGCAATCCCCAGCATGGCGAACACATGCGTTTTACAGATCTTGACTCACTCAATCCTTCAGCTAACACTCTCATTTACAAGATGGTCCACCTCTTGGCATCAGATTTCTGTAGCCAACAGCTTCCGAGCAAAGTGTCTCGAGCGTATCTTATCACAAAGATTGGACAGACTTTATCTCAGCACTTTTTACATGCGGCCTGATGATGTTTACGATCCGTTTTACGACTAGGAGTTGTGTTCACAGTAAATTTCCCAACCTGTTTTGCTCTTGAGGACTGGCAGTAAAGCAGATTAATCTCTCTGGGCATCATGGATGTTTGTTTCTCTCTAACTTTCTTGTTGATGCTGTCTTTCTGTTTATCTGCCTATGCCGTCTGTGTGTAAGAGTTTCCTGTGAATCACTGACAATGGGGTAACGACACTTTGATGGTTTTCACCTTGAGTCGGGATGGTGCATGATTGATCTAACACCAGGAAAATGAAGAGGAAAATGAGAGTATATATCTCTTCGTCAGCTAGCAGTGGTCTCTCGGGGAGAAAAGCCATATTAGACACATTCATTGTAATAACTCTAATGTGTACGTTAGCCTAAGGATATTGTTAAAAGATCTTATAAAATCTACATTGATTTTCTTTGCAATTGCCATGACGATGGACAAACTATTAAAAAGTGAACTGCACTCTCCTTAGATCATActcgcatgtgtgtgtgtatatgtatatgtatatatatatatatatatatatgtatgtatatactgtatatttctgcGATGTGATGTAACCGTAACGTCCATCAAATT includes these proteins:
- the LOC117958190 gene encoding ectonucleotide pyrophosphatase/phosphodiesterase family member 7-like; the protein is MLGIASLWLLWASSILGAPVNKQRQKVLLISFDGFRWDYDRDVDTPNLDKMAKDGVKALYVTPPYLTITSPTHFTLLTGRYIENHGVIHNMWFNTTTTEKMPYYQTLFVNEWWDNGTLPIWITAQRQGLKAGSLHFPGTASSYQGQVAMVREWEPPIYNYKNETAWRANTDKVMGWFRDQDLDFISFYFGEPDGTGHRHGPDSPERREMVKQVDRTVGYIRHSAEQHGLSDRLNIIITADHGMSTIYRNGLVEEITLTKIPGFSFGDLSFHLVDYGPSGMLLPKPGRLEKVYNALKGGHPHLHVFKKEEMPERFHFAKNDRILPIILLADPGYVINGYFPVQFNKGEHGFDNEDMDMKPFFRAVGPAFHKNLEVGPFETVNIYPLMCHILGIQPEVNDGHLNATKHMLVTSTTTQDDVVNFLPNVFTGLAAVAGFLVVVFIVMTSHKILKNKRKNKRSENSEHLPKKEKTIQTSL